CATGTTTTTGTTATAGGTATTCCTATGGCGCTGTTGGTGAGGAAAATTGTGCGTGGTAAACACATGGATTTTTAAAGTTTCGGCCCTGCCGGCCGGCGCATATTAGTAAAGCGCCTGCAAAAGCTCTTCCTACCATTATTGTATGCTTTACCATACGGGTTATGACTGGCGCAAACCACCCCTCGATTTGCCGTTTTTACGCAAGTGGTTTTTATGAGACTCCTGCTATGTTTGTATTATCAAAAGCAATAAATTAAAACTTAAAAAAACAGACCTCATGACTACGCAAGCAAAAACCAACATTACTGTAGAAGCTTCAATAAGTGCTCCGGCAGAAAAAGTATGGAAGTTATGGACAACTCCCGAAGACATTATCCAGTGGAACAGCCCCAGTGAAGACTGGCACACACCGTCAGCTACCAACGATCTTCGCGTGGGGGGAAAATTCACATCCCGCATGGAGGCCAAAGATGGCAGCATGGGCTTTGATTTTGCCGGCATCTATGATGAAGTAAAAACCAATGAGCTGATCAGGTATACACTGGAAGATGACAGAAAAGTCAGTGTATTGTTCAAAGAGGAAAATGGCAAAACCCAGGTGACCACAACTTTTGAAGCTGAAGGGGAAAATCCAATAGAAATGCAGAGAGATGGGTGGCAGGCTATTTTGGATAACTTTAAAAAATACGTCGAAGCAAAAGGGAAGTGAACCACTTCCTTTGCTTAGAGAAAGAGGGTGAGACTCACTAAAAGCACCCTCTTTTTACTTAACACCTACCTGAACATCTCGGACCAAAATGAAAACTTTGGAGTAAACGGATCTGAAAAGTAAAACATGTAATGTGAAGCTTACGACTGATAATCAGCAAACCACTCCTACTGTTATTTAACACGAGTTTGCCAACTGCTATTAACAACTGTCTGTCAGTAAAGAGGTGCAAATTTAGGGTCTCCGCAGAAACTCTGCATGATCCACAATATTATACACGCTCTACTTTGCAGATATAACAGCCCGCCTCAGCATTCCGGACATGCAGGTACTCTACATCAAGGGTTGATTCGAATATTTCACTGATCAGCACATCTACATCATTGGTTCCCACGAGCTTTGTTAACACCATACGTTGAG
This region of Fulvivirga ulvae genomic DNA includes:
- a CDS encoding SRPBCC family protein is translated as MTTQAKTNITVEASISAPAEKVWKLWTTPEDIIQWNSPSEDWHTPSATNDLRVGGKFTSRMEAKDGSMGFDFAGIYDEVKTNELIRYTLEDDRKVSVLFKEENGKTQVTTTFEAEGENPIEMQRDGWQAILDNFKKYVEAKGK